The DNA region TTACAAAATGCTAATGTAGTTGAGTTCTTGTCAAGGCCAGAGATTGAGCATATTAAAAGCACTTTACGGTCACCTCAGAGCGCTGGAAATGTACCAGAACTGCCCTATCATGAAATGGATCAGGATGGGTCTTCTGACACCTACTGGCCACTGCACTCTGATTTGGATGCACCTGGACTTGACCTTGGCTGGCCTCTACAGCAGCACAGTTTTGTGGGGCCCACAGAAGTCACAATGTTGGTAAACCCCTCAGAACCTGACATGCCCAGCATTAAGGAACAGGCCCGACGACTCATCAAAAATGCTCATCAGGTTAGTACTGTATAAATGAAGTCAGGTTGGAATGAAGTACATAATGTAAAATGTACACACAGTGGATGTCtcaaaaactagatttttttgtttCTGATTCTTCATATGTTGTTAAATCATTACACCCGTTCATTTGGTTTGTCATGAAAaggaaattaattgtaatttggtTAGTTTTAATTGGCTACTCTCCAAATAAACTGATGTACAGATGCTGTTTTACATGTTTATTTCCTTGTTTCACAAACAGGTCATTGCAGTGGTGATGGATATTTTCACAGATGTTGATATATTTTCTGATCTTTTGGATGCTGCAGCACGTCATGTACCTGTCTATATTCTGCTGGATGAACAAAATGCCCATCATTTTGTTTCAATGGTGACAAACTGCAAAGTTAACCTGGATATGATGCATGTAAGATTAACCAAAACATTTcaccaaatagttttttttttttacatttaatctaAAACAACTTGGAGTACACTTATTGCACAACTGTCCCCCTGGGATTAATGGGTTAAGTGCCATGCACAATGGTACAATGACGTTCCTTTGGATTGTAGATTTAAATACATTATGAATATTAAGAAACCATTGGCTCAAAATACTGTGTATGATAACTTCAATGATTACAGATGATGCGAGTACGGACAGTGGCAGGTGTTACCTATTTCTGCCGCACAGGGAAGTCATTTAAAGGTCAAGTGATGGACCGTTTTCTTCTTTCAGACTGCAGAGCCGTGCTCAGTGGAAACTATAGGTGAGCTCAGCTATATTTGAATGCAGATAAGAACTAAACTTAGCCAAACCCaagagaatttattgtaaaaacatGCCCACTTCAGAGTGACACTGATGACATTGTAAACTCCCTCTTTCTTCAGCTTTATGTGGTCTTTTGAGAAGATCCACCGCTGCATTGCCCATTTGTTCCTTGGAGAACTAGTTGCCACTTTTGACGAGGAGTTTCGTATTTTGTTTGCTCAGTCTCAGCCACTTACTGTTGAAAATGCACTTGTACCCATGCCACAGAACAGCACAAATAGTTACCTTGGCAACCAGTTTGGCTTAAAAAGGACTCAGTCACAGAGGAATCCCAGAGGATTTCTTCGTCAGCCTGAACTTACTGCTTACCAATTTGGGGATCGTGTTGATTCTATACTGCCTTTTCGGAGGGATGACCCATTCCGCCATTCTCCTGAACCAGGTGCAGGTGCTATGCAGGTCACAAAATATGCATCACAGCAGTTCAGAATGCAACAGTCATTCTTGGATCAAGGCCGCTCAATGTTAGCTTCCAGGCAGATGGAAATGGATGCATTTAAGCGGCATAGTTATGCTGAGGGCACACGTGAGACCTACGCCTCCTCCCGGCAGTATATGAAGCATCGCGTAATGAACAACTTGGAGGAGATGGAATCACATTACCAGAGAGAACAACATTACTATCAGAGTGAGGGTGTTGGACCTGATCCTGGGCGCTATGACCCGCTCAACGTTGGGTTGCACCAGATAGACCAGTACTCTGATTCTGCATATCCCTCTGAACTTGAAGCACCAGGAAACCTTAATGTTTTATCGTCTGATGACCTCAGACATGGTTCAGAAAAACAGAATCATTCTGGAGGGGGGCGCTATGGCCCACACAGCCACAAGAGGCCATCTGTGGGCCATGCATATGCCTGTCAGAGTTCGCCAACTCAGCCACATCCTCCAGAGCACAAGCAGATGTTCCCCACTGGAGACCAGGCACGGCAATCCCAGGATGCCAATGTGAAGCAGGGATTACGGAGCTGGAGAATCAACTCTTACCTCAGCACCTATGAAGATGCAGGGGAGGAGGGCCTGCATCAGCCCATAGGTCCAGATGCCTTTGATGAGCCACAGCAACAACCTGACCATTTCAAAACAAGAGAACCTCCAGATTTCCAAACTAAGCCAAACCTTGATTTGCGGCCACGCTTCGGTAAACCCATTTTTCAAGAGAGGAAACAAGTAAAAGATATTAGCTCTGATCTGGGGCCCACAGGTACTGACACTTTGAAGCCAGCAATTTCAGCTTCATCACTAGCATCATCAACAGATAATGAAAAA from Myxocyprinus asiaticus isolate MX2 ecotype Aquarium Trade chromosome 30, UBuf_Myxa_2, whole genome shotgun sequence includes:
- the LOC127421371 gene encoding protein FAM83H-like, whose product is MAHRSQSSSVGENPLDPNYLRPHYREEYRMAIDALVEEDLEGYYSFLQNANVVEFLSRPEIEHIKSTLRSPQSAGNVPELPYHEMDQDGSSDTYWPLHSDLDAPGLDLGWPLQQHSFVGPTEVTMLVNPSEPDMPSIKEQARRLIKNAHQVIAVVMDIFTDVDIFSDLLDAAARHVPVYILLDEQNAHHFVSMVTNCKVNLDMMHMMRVRTVAGVTYFCRTGKSFKGQVMDRFLLSDCRAVLSGNYSFMWSFEKIHRCIAHLFLGELVATFDEEFRILFAQSQPLTVENALVPMPQNSTNSYLGNQFGLKRTQSQRNPRGFLRQPELTAYQFGDRVDSILPFRRDDPFRHSPEPGAGAMQVTKYASQQFRMQQSFLDQGRSMLASRQMEMDAFKRHSYAEGTRETYASSRQYMKHRVMNNLEEMESHYQREQHYYQSEGVGPDPGRYDPLNVGLHQIDQYSDSAYPSELEAPGNLNVLSSDDLRHGSEKQNHSGGGRYGPHSHKRPSVGHAYACQSSPTQPHPPEHKQMFPTGDQARQSQDANVKQGLRSWRINSYLSTYEDAGEEGLHQPIGPDAFDEPQQQPDHFKTREPPDFQTKPNLDLRPRFGKPIFQERKQVKDISSDLGPTGTDTLKPAISASSLASSTDNEKDVEIKEQKEISITKHESFRSRINPMLQRSSRLRSSLIFSSSKLEQHSSLQAKSGGELQEEKEESEPIRYSSVVAEILEKRKSLSREPFDWNKHKITDEKDGNNSSMGDLTTIQDATNIKEEPNKEKEKPEETVHEDQSKVTQPKELSTSQQIPSFLNMNDPASRLQYFKELAAKRKSKLQLDLVPNRQEPSMIKPDLSDTQPSVTAIKIPNVSVTSEESTVQIQNPPAAQTDPTAKHPVIPTKPKPLEVCVDRPYTNSKTLTENTADAAKIEPAKELTVTKSPKLFPSPKFFNKDTLKPFKSSQARRISCGDEILTDATDAEKSELKKSRSLSSSGMSCTESKESLSLTQQGSNTSLNLVGSDSKDTKALDFLKKQTQRLRGFLGPKGEKKNSGVSGSTEDKSMKTVPEVQEKPSDKGTHSESISSSTTLENNKPNTKSTQSRYQSSTSNVLFSSNLRDDTKVILEQISANSQKNRQELAKQAEESGKGEGDKEDTLRDQSRNRFSRPPVNPQERDNLLKRIESMRKEKKVYSRFEMGNNLG